The Candidatus Poribacteria bacterium genome has a segment encoding these proteins:
- a CDS encoding type II secretion system F family protein — protein MPRFRYEALTATGATRSGSIDASSQQEAIAILRKMDLFPTRIVEEGEEGERRAFRIPLLGGRVRSSEVEFFSYQMATMLNAGVPLAEALGIVIGQIANKTFKRVISQVREDVEHGATLADAMSRHPQVFSELYVNMIRAGEMGGILGSVFERLASFSERQRLLKSAVISAMFYPAILFTMSLVILVVLTVFVIPKFTAMFAEMKITLPAPTRMLIAFTGGVRDWWWLILIGLITIIFGIRQYAKTENGKIALDGLRIKMPLIGSIFRAFALARFTRTMGTLLENGVILLDALTVVKDTIGNKVYEKAVEQSIEEIKHGSTLARQMREQGIFPEMVVNMISIGEESGKPEVMFNKLADFYDLETRKHLDRVTSTVGPLVVLLMGGMVAFMAVAMVLPIFEASTALGG, from the coding sequence GTGCCGAGGTTCAGATATGAGGCTCTAACTGCCACCGGAGCCACGCGATCAGGATCAATAGATGCCTCCTCACAACAGGAGGCCATAGCGATTCTGCGCAAGATGGATCTCTTCCCCACCAGGATCGTCGAGGAGGGGGAGGAGGGCGAAAGGCGGGCCTTCAGGATACCCCTCCTCGGCGGCAGGGTTCGATCAAGCGAGGTGGAGTTCTTCAGCTATCAGATGGCCACCATGCTCAACGCCGGCGTGCCGCTCGCGGAGGCTCTGGGGATCGTCATCGGTCAGATCGCCAATAAGACCTTCAAGAGGGTCATAAGCCAGGTGAGGGAGGATGTGGAACACGGGGCGACGCTTGCCGACGCCATGAGCCGCCATCCCCAGGTTTTTTCCGAGCTTTACGTGAACATGATCCGCGCCGGGGAGATGGGCGGGATCTTAGGCTCCGTATTTGAGAGATTGGCCAGCTTCTCTGAGAGACAGAGACTGCTTAAAAGCGCCGTCATATCCGCCATGTTCTACCCGGCGATTCTCTTCACGATGAGCTTGGTGATCCTGGTCGTGTTGACTGTCTTCGTCATACCCAAATTCACGGCTATGTTCGCCGAGATGAAGATCACACTCCCCGCGCCGACCAGGATGCTCATAGCCTTCACCGGAGGGGTGAGAGATTGGTGGTGGCTGATTCTGATCGGATTGATCACGATTATCTTCGGGATAAGGCAATATGCCAAAACGGAGAACGGCAAAATCGCCCTGGACGGGCTCAGGATAAAGATGCCGCTCATCGGATCGATCTTCAGGGCCTTCGCGCTGGCGAGGTTCACCAGGACGATGGGGACGCTATTGGAGAACGGCGTCATATTGCTCGACGCCCTGACGGTCGTTAAAGATACCATCGGCAACAAGGTCTATGAGAAGGCGGTTGAACAGAGCATCGAGGAGATAAAACACGGCTCCACGTTGGCGAGACAGATGAGGGAGCAGGGTATTTTCCCCGAGATGGTGGTCAACATGATCTCTATCGGCGAGGAATCGGGAAAACCCGAAGTGATGTTCAACAAGCTGGCGGATTTCTACGATCTTGAGACCAGAAAGCATCTCGATCGTGTTACCAGCACGGTCGGACCCTTAGTTGTCCTGCTCATGGGCGGT